ctgttgttgttgttgttgttgttgttaatggtGGTGGCTTGCTTCGCTGGCACAAAAGGCACAGCGTTTTTGCTAGGCGTGAGTATCAAGCCTGCGTTAGGCGGCGACAGCGGCGACGGTGGAAAGAAGTCCAAAGGGTACTGCAATAAATAGACATAAATATCGAAATGCTTTACCTAGGTGCTATTGCTTACCAAGGCCTGATGTTGATGCGAGGGCGAATGGGCGCCCGGCTGGCTGTAGTAGGTGGTGGGCGAAACGGGCGGACTGGGGTACGGCCAGTAGACAAGCGGCGGCGGATAGAAGGCGGACgcatgatgatggtgatgatggtGGGCGTGCGCATGAGCATGCgtgtgggcgtgggcgtgatGAGCACGAGGCGTGGCCAGCAACGGAGTGTGGGGCGGCGGTGGGGGCGGAGCTCCGTAGGCCGGAAAATGTGCACCGAAATGAGCGCCCAGCACTGTGGCACCTAGAAAGGtcggagacagagagagggagagagagcaagagagagaaacagagatTTAGATGAGAGTGCGGGTGGCATTTGCAAATGCAGCTcagaaatgcaaatcaatcggaataaaaaacacatttggGCGTCAGTGTTGTGAGTATGGTTTGTAGGGGTTTCAAATTGGAACGGGAAGAGAGAGGAAAATCGGTTAGTTGAGACTTAAGAAAGCTAACGGTTATTGCTGTTTCTTGAAGCGACACAAAAACGATGAGGCAACTTTTCTAAGCTGCAACGGACAATGTTAaggttagttttttttttgtagttgttgttgttgttgttggtgttagGATTAGTTATGGTTAGTTAAGTTAGGTAGAATCGTAATCAAAAACACTCACCGTTTAGACATTTGCAAAATATGGTAGAGGAGACATgtagtataaatataatatttggtaaGATTTTATTCAAgatgtagtatatttatatttatatgacacgtattcagtatataaagtataccatatatatttaaagtttatgcatgtatatatttaCCACTTTACCCAGAGACCATGAATACATTTTTGCGCACATTGTAAATTCTTAAAACACTTCCCATCTGTTTTAATCCAAGCACCAATCAGCCTTCAAGAGGATAACATATCATTTCTTTTACGGTACAGAGAATATGTTTTGTATGCAAACCaaaaaagtatacaaaataccaaaaaaaataataataaaacacacacattgaactTCGGGGACCACTGACAATATACGACGGTGAATGAGAATGTTATCGTTATCATTATGGTAGATACATTAGAGCTCAAATACATCAGTTGCCTCAACGCGTTACAAAAAAAGCTGTCGATCAACCGTAtcttttgttcttttcttttttttttttttgttacgtACAAATATGCAAGGATGTATGTGTCttaagagaaagagagagagagagagagggaaagataGAGCGCTGCAGTTTGGTGGGTATTATTATATCTGAGACGCCATCTTAATAAATCGACGTTACATagttgcaaacacacacaaatttttaGGGAATAAAGAAGAGAGATAATCCAAAAAGTATATCCAATGTAGGAACAACTCGTAACGTCGTAAAAAATATCGCAACGGCTGCCGAGAACCGATAAAAGATGCGCCTGAACACATTTATAAAGCTAGGCCCAAGCCCAAGACCAAAGTTACAAATAAGTACATCCCCAGACACAGAATCATGTGAATTATTAAAGTAATAGACtcgaaaagagaaagaaaaagagaaaaagagagaatgTAGAAGTGGACTTTAGACGATTACAATTATAGCAAAGATTATTTGTCCGTTTTCGAAGTTAAGCAAATATAGAAaagatattttgaaaaatttataaagagtgggagagaggGAGCGGGAAAGATGCAAGAATGcgagatatatgtatgtatatagcattgtgtaaatatttttattgaagtataaaaaattaataaaaagtttcGTTTGAATATCAAAAGACGTTTTGAATTGTGcgttaaaaactaattaagttattattaattattaattatgttttgtttttcgttttttttttttaagtggtGTCTTATGAGTTCTGCATGGaagccaaaacaaatattgtcAATGTGTATTGCatttatgccaaaaataagACCCATGGGAAACCACTCGATTCTTGTTTAAGCACTAAAAGTTAACTAACAACTATATTAGACGCTAAGCTAAGAAAATCTTTCCCATGCTTTTCTGGTGTCTTCGAAATGTATCTTAGTTTTTCGAAATCTATTTTGAATTGCCGCAAGCAGTGCAGAACTGACTGTTAGACGCAGAAAAGGAGTTTAAGGTGCGGTGAAAagtagaatttaaatttgtgcagaataataataatattcttgaaatattattaaggTCGCATTTAAGATATTGTCGATGTCATATAAAGGAGCAAATAGATTAATATAGTTTACTTATCAATAGTCCGCGAGTAGTTAAGAATGAATACAAGGACAGAGACGAACGGTTTGCATATATAGTTGTAAATCTATGGCAATTACCCAAAAATATCCAAAACCACATCACGAACGTACATAGATAATAAGCAAATTGATTGTGTTCCATATTTGTATGACTATAatctattgtatattaataataatgataaattaTAGGACAAAGAATgtgagagagtgggagagaaataaagagagagactTTTTGGATTAAAGACTAAAAATTAGTGATGACAAAGaatacacaataaataaattccgTGTTGATAGACGATTATCATCAAATATAGAAAAGTGTCTAATTTCCAATTTTGCGACTAACACCAATTACGCACACTTATAGATAGCAGATACATGTATGCGATTGATACACGATTTACGATATTCCCATCTTACGATATGCAAATATCATGAACATCGTTATCAATTTCGAATGGAGTGTGTTAAAGCTAAACAGCTAGCAACAGACGAGCATTACGATCCAACAATTAACCCAATAAAAAAGTGAGCAATGCGGTAGATATATGATTAAAAGTATAGATAAAGATAACATATagataaatgtgtgtgtgttgttagaCCGTAACACTCGTCGAGCTGCTGCCAATAGCAACAGGTAGACATAGGAAAAGACTTCTAGTGCTTACGAgatatgtatagtatgtaaATTATTAACACTGATGCCAACCAATTTTACAACGTTGTACGGACTTAGAActaggttttgtttttgtcattttcttccattattattattaatattattacgatttttattaatattatgattattattattctaagTCTAAGTTGTCgcattatataataattttgaaaagattTCGTCTTGTCGAATCTGTTGCACATTTCagatatatataattgattttttttttattatttttttttttttgcttgagCCAACACCTGACGCCGTTCAAGCAGCGAGTGAGCAGAAAAATgtatatgtgagtgtgtgtgcgtgtgcttgcCATTGCTTAAATATTAGTTTATAGATTGCACTTTAAGGGGCGTGGCACACGCACACAGGTCACTTGAATGCTCGCTGCTTGAAGGACGTTAgcctctgttgttgttgttgttttcttttttattgaatattaaatgttgttgttgcgctgacacacacacgcccacgCGCTCACCTTCTACACCCACATACACTCACaggaacacacacactaatacagaagcacattcacatacacatagcTTAGTTAAGTAGATAAAAAGAATTGCCCTGAAGATTTATAGgatgtatataaaatttgtaagatATTAGTTAGCTTGCCCCGATTGTAGGtgggtgtctgtgtgtgtgtgtgtgtgtgtatatgagtgttgtgtctgcgtgtgtaagtgtgtatctatgcaacatatgtatgtaagtgttTGCATGTGTGCAGAGTATAAGTAATGCTAGACCATAGACAAAATGCTTAAAGTAATTTTCGTTTACTTTCGTTTtaaaaaaacttaaacaacTACACAAAATTTCACTATAAAAAGTGTacgataaaaacaaattttaagctCTAAAGAGTGTctggtatgtatgtatgtatgtatgagtgtggATGGATTTTCCAAGATGAGCGAGCAAAAGGTATGTATAAGTAAGGAATATATATAgggtatatatttatgtatgtatattgccACTCATCGCGCATTGCAAATGTCGTTGCTTTGAGGCTCATTGCCAAAGCTATCAATCagacaatcaatcaatcttTGCATTTGGAAATGAGTTTGGAATGTGCAGGAAGCCTTGGAGTTTTATCGATCGATCAAACAGTCATTATCGATCTGAATTATAGTAAGGTTTTCGAATACACTTAAGGTGCTGGAGCTTCAATCATGTTCAATCAGTCTTGCTAAACTGAATTCTCAAATATGCTACAATAAGTGTCAGCAAAGAAtcaataataaagttttggAGTTTCAATCATATTGCTAAACTGAATTCTCAAATATTCTAAGGAAATCAATCACTCAATCATGTCTAATTTGGCATGTTAAATGAATCTATCATGATTGATGCACTAAATGGAGTTTCTTGCAGTTTCAATCATGTTCAATCAGTCTTGCTAAACTGAATTCTCAAGTATTCTGAAGGAATAAATCCCTCAATCATGTCTAAGGTGGCATGTGAAATGAATCAATCACGATTGATGCACTAAATGCCCGGATTATAATATGAATAGACGCTGTTGGGTGCCCGGGTCAAGGCCCGTTTAGCGGCACTGGCCGCAGCAGCGGCGCCTGCCGCATCCTGCTGGAAGGCATTCTCATAGGAACGCTTCATATTGTGCGATTGAAGCGCGAGGCCAGCATTGGAGCTACCACCTGCCGCCGTTGCGGCTGCACCACTCGGTGAGGtggcagcagaggcagcaccGGCGAATTGATAGCCACCGGTTGCTGCGGGCATGTAGCCCAATTGAAAGGGTTGCAGATAGGGACGATGCATGAGGACAAACTGCGGCTGAGCGCCcattgcagcagctgcggcagcggcagcgccTGGATGTTGCATGTACAACGGATGGGGCTGCAACATGGCAGCATTCGCATacatctgctgctgttgctgctgctccgcgGCCGCAGCAGCCGCCTGCTGGCGAGCCATCAGACTCTGCTGGGCAATGAACTGCGCTTGCTGCTGAGCCAACAGCGCAGGATTCGTGGCAGccgcagcggcggcggcagcagctgctgcagcagcctGGCTGCTGGGCGTGGACGGCATGGAGAGATTGAAGGGATAGGCCGCAGGTGCGGACGGAGCGAGACTCCTGCTGGACAGGGAACCCAGCGAGGAGTGCGTGGACATGGTGGCAGCGGGCGGAGCAACCATGAAGCCGGCCAAGCCAGCGCTTGGAGTGCCGGCGGTGGGCGGAGCGTGCGAGTTGCCGCCAAGCATCGAGGCAGCTGACGTTTGCAATGCGTGATGAGCTGCTGCAGCGACGGCTGCAGCGGCCgcggcgtgtgtgtgtgcgtgcgcatgcgagtgtgggtgtgtgtgtgagtgtgcgtgtgagtgtgtgtgtgtgtgggagtgagAGCTAAGTCCCTGTGCGCCGGCGGATGGCGGCGGCGGTTGAGCTAACATACCCGGAGATAGCAGCGATGGCTGCTTGCccgccgcagcagctgcggcagcggcggcggcagcagcagccagatgAGCGTGGCCAGGATGTGGCGGGGGCGCCACTGGAGAGGCGAGGCCGCCATTGAGCACATGATTCATGTCATCGCCCGAGCACTGGAAGACCTCAATGTAGCGCAACTTCTTGCCAAAGACCATGTACTGATTGTGCTTGCGCTGAGCGCACAATCTGGCCGAATCCTCCGAGTCCATCTGGATGAAGGCCTCCCCGCTGGGCTGGCcctggcaaaagcaaagctagTGTTAGCATATCGAGTGATGGGATGGGAAGGGAAAAGAGCTCACCTGAGCATTGATGACCATGTGCACGCCCTGGTAGATAATGTGCTTGGCAAAGTCGTCCAGGAAGTGGAGAATGTGCTCGACCATCGCCTCGTAGGGCAGACCTCGCAGCCGAATGCAGTTCTTGGTCGTCCCGGAGGTGATGAGATGCTGTGGGGCATGGGTAAGTGATGGGCACAGGTTAGCGTGGCTGGCACTAGCTGACAGCGGGTTGAGGACGTGACCACCGGCGGCGGGACCCACCTgcggcagcaacggcaactgcatGGTGGGCAACTGTGCTATCAGCGGCGGCTGGCTGTGATTGTTCGATTCGTAGGTCTTCGGGTCCATCGATCTGTTCAGCACCTGCTGCACCTCGGCCGTCGTCGATCGGAAGAGTTCAATGTAGCGCTGTCCAATCGACTCCCGATGCCTTCCTAGGGCCTTAGGTGAATCAGCTTCGTTGGCGAACAGCACAAAGGCATCTCCGGTGGCTCGGCCATCCGGCTTCTTGACAAACAGCACTCCCTCGTTGCCGTCCAGGACATGACAAGGCGACTCACCGGTGGTAAAGAAATCCAGCTAAAGAGGGATTCAAgtcttaaagtattttaaaggGACTTTCAAAGTGTCGACTTACCACTTGCTTGGCTGTGCAATCATAGGGCAATCCTCGCATGCGAATGATCACTTGAGCGCCCTTGGAGAGAAAGGCCTGCGCCTCATTCGATGCACCACCGGCGATGGCAAGGAAGTCCTCACCCGATGCGCGGTACACCTCGATGTAGCGAGCGCCAATGTGATGTTTGTGCCGCTTCAAAGCCATGTCGCGATGCTCCTGCGATACAAAGCGTATCAATGCCTCACCGTTGCGCCGTCCCAGCGGCGACAGACACAATGCAACGCCGCCTCTGCAAACAGAACGCGacacaagagagagagagagagggggagagagagaaaaagagtgGGGGAAGagacagggagagagagagagcagaaagAGATTAAGTAGAGCATCTACGATAAAGGAAAAGCCGTACAGAATATTCAATATTCCACATTCCACACAGCCAAGAGCAGCGTAATCTGTCGGTGACCCAGCTGAACTCCGTCTCCGATAAGCGGAGGAGGGTTCCCGTCTTATCAATGGGTTACTTCCACATTCACTCGCATTCACACTCATAACATTCACATGCACTTACTTGGCTACGTTGAGTCCCCGAAAGAACTTGGCAATGTCCTGATCACTGCTCTGCCAGGGCAACCCACGGGCTCGCACAATGCAATTGCCGTCGACCTCGTCGTCAATTGAGCTGTAAGCAGAGGGAAAAAAGTATAGGGTATAAGTAAAGTGTAATTCTAGCGAAGTATTCACAGTGTTGAATTGCACACAAATTGCGAGAAGTAAAGTGCAACACGAGTAGGAACACAAGTTGCGTTTAGTTAAGTAGTAGATAAGCCTACATCTAGAAGGTtttggttatttattttttgtatattatgtacaccaattttctttattaatataatcatattaggaaaattaattttcccatttttattCCTATAAGTTCAGTAATATGATCATTTATAACAGcgattttcatatatttaactCAATGGTTAATTCCTAATTAGAATTTCAGTTGTTAATCATGCTCAGCTCTAGATTAGTTATGCAACAGGCTAGACATCACACTTTTCAAGTCTTTGTTTAACCGTTTGTTGGTCTGTTGAGTTAAGTTCTGTTCGTTCGCTTGCTTCGCaacgcgtcgcgtcgcgtcacGTTTCGATTTTCAAGaccataaacaatttttgctgACTTTCCAAataaacgcacacacacattgtgaCACACTCATATCGCCTCAGGTTTTTAGTGCTCTGCTTGTTTtaccttttgtttttaagggccaccaattaatttgtttactggAATAGGTTTTCTCTGTTTTGGATTGGTAGAATCGAGTATGACACACTTATTTGTCTAC
This is a stretch of genomic DNA from Drosophila albomicans strain 15112-1751.03 chromosome 3, ASM965048v2, whole genome shotgun sequence. It encodes these proteins:
- the LOC117567296 gene encoding RNA-binding protein fusilli isoform X4; protein product: MQVPEHVVSLYIATCGQNGPGLGSDEKEIILLVYVLLEVTTGQIIGTKQILVRPDGYFIKDRTISSSSDNSNVTNNTACSPPLAIGYAGDNSSSNNTTNNNNNNSTNSITNSAISGNSSGSSNGLSLTTLENSSELILPIAEAQAAGKPLTEAIEEFDAYLRSLALVDTEIKLITDGQLPLRQCLHREACAKDVELPAYYNQFSDLRKEFQRYKSGDLSRALVPLKDIKKMLQSPTLPLPQSIGEMLKELNATSVEDNDFYIRESRDMVTVIQTLLQAGHKFDANELVNLVLEPGICSIDDEVDGNCIVRARGLPWQSSDQDIAKFFRGLNVAKGGVALCLSPLGRRNGEALIRFVSQEHRDMALKRHKHHIGARYIEVYRASGEDFLAIAGGASNEAQAFLSKGAQVIIRMRGLPYDCTAKQVLDFFTTGESPCHVLDGNEGVLFVKKPDGRATGDAFVLFANEADSPKALGRHRESIGQRYIELFRSTTAEVQQVLNRSMDPKTYESNNHSQPPLIAQLPTMQLPLLPQHLITSGTTKNCIRLRGLPYEAMVEHILHFLDDFAKHIIYQGVHMVINAQGQPSGEAFIQMDSEDSARLCAQRKHNQYMVFGKKLRYIEVFQCSGDDMNHVLNGGLASPVAPPPHPGHAHLAAAAAAAAAAAAAGKQPSLLSPATGATVLGAHFGAHFPAYGAPPPPPPHTPLLATPRAHHAHAHTHAHAHAHHHHHHHASAFYPPPLVYWPYPSPPVSPTTYYSQPGAHSPSHQHQALYPLDFFPPSPLSPPNAGLILTPSKNAVPFVPAKQATTINNNNNNNNSSNKLTVTAAIQNATSSPSAATPATVAVASAQPSTPASPSQSQSVLSLDTNHTANATPTLKTSGPGGAANATPIVSNNCVELYIL
- the LOC117567296 gene encoding RNA-binding protein fusilli isoform X3 gives rise to the protein MQVPEHVVSLYIATCGQNGPGLGSDEKEIILLVYVLLEVTTGQIIGTKQILVRPDGYFIKDRTISSSSDNSNVTNNTACSPPLAIGYAGDNSSSNNTTNNNNNNSTNSITNSAISGNSSGSSNGLSLTTLENSSELILPIAEAQAAGKPLTEAIEEFDAYLRSLALVDTEIKLITDGQLPLRQCLHREACAKDVELPAYYNQFSDLRKEFQRYKSGDLSRALVPLKDIKKMLQSPTLPLPQSIGEMLKELNATSVEDNDFYIRESRDMVTVIQTLLQAGHKFDANELVNLVLEPGICSIDDEVDGNCIVRARGLPWQSSDQDIAKFFRGLNVAKGGVALCLSPLGRRNGEALIRFVSQEHRDMALKRHKHHIGARYIEVYRASGEDFLAIAGGASNEAQAFLSKGAQVIIRMRGLPYDCTAKQVLDFFTTGESPCHVLDGNEGVLFVKKPDGRATGDAFVLFANEADSPKALGRHRESIGQRYIELFRSTTAEVQQVLNRSMDPKTYESNNHSQPPLIAQLPTMQLPLLPQVGPAAGGHVLNPLSASASHANLCPSLTHAPQHLITSGTTKNCIRLRGLPYEAMVEHILHFLDDFAKHIIYQGVHMVINAQGQPSGEAFIQMDSEDSARLCAQRKHNQYMVFGKKLRYIEVFQCSGDDMNHVLNGGLASPVAPPPHPGHAHLAAAAAAAAAAAAAGKQPSLLSPGATVLGAHFGAHFPAYGAPPPPPPHTPLLATPRAHHAHAHTHAHAHAHHHHHHHASAFYPPPLVYWPYPSPPVSPTTYYSQPGAHSPSHQHQALYPLDFFPPSPLSPPNAGLILTPSKNAVPFVPAKQATTINNNNNNNNSSNKLTVTAAIQNATSSPSAATPATVAVASAQPSTPASPSQSQSVLSLDTNHTANATPTLKTSGPGGAANATPIVSNNCVELYIL
- the LOC117567296 gene encoding RNA-binding protein fusilli isoform X2, with translation MQVPEHVVSLYIATCGQNGPGLGSDEKEIILLVYVLLEVTTGQIIGTKQILVRPDGYFIKDRTISSSSDNSNVTNNTACSPPLAIGYAGDNSSSNNTTNNNNNNSTNSITNSAISGNSSGSSNGLSLTTLENSSELILPIAEAQAAGKPLTEAIEEFDAYLRSLALVDTEIKLITDGQLPLRQCLHREACAKDVELPAYYNQFSDLRKEFQRYKSGDLSRALVPLKDIKKMLQSPTLPLPQSIGEMLKELNATSVEDNDFYIRESRDMVTVIQTLLQAGHKFDANELVNLVLEPGICSIDDEVDGNCIVRARGLPWQSSDQDIAKFFRGLNVAKGGVALCLSPLGRRNGEALIRFVSQEHRDMALKRHKHHIGARYIEVYRASGEDFLAIAGGASNEAQAFLSKGAQVIIRMRGLPYDCTAKQVLDFFTTGESPCHVLDGNEGVLFVKKPDGRATGDAFVLFANEADSPKALGRHRESIGQRYIELFRSTTAEVQQVLNRSMDPKTYESNNHSQPPLIAQLPTMQLPLLPQHLITSGTTKNCIRLRGLPYEAMVEHILHFLDDFAKHIIYQGVHMVINAQGQPSGEAFIQMDSEDSARLCAQRKHNQYMVFGKKLRYIEVFQCSGDDMNHVLNGGLASPVAPPPHPGHAHLAAAAAAAAAAAAAGKQPSLLSPGMLAQPPPPSAGAQGLSSHSHTHTHSHAHSHTHPHSHAHAHTHAAAAAAVAAAAHHALQTSAASMLGGNSHAPPTAGTPSAGLAGFMVAPPAATMSTHSSLGSLSSRSLAPSAPAAYPFNLSMPSTPSSQAAAAAAAAAAAAATNPALLAQQQAQFIAQQSLMARQQAAAAAAEQQQQQQMYANAAMLQPHPLYMQHPGAAAAAAAAMGAQPQFVLMHRPYLQPFQLGYMPAATGGYQFAGAASAATSPSGAAATAAGGSSNAGLALQSHNMKRSYENAFQQDAAGAAAAASAAKRALTRAPNSVYSYYNPGI
- the LOC117567296 gene encoding RNA-binding protein fusilli isoform X1; protein product: MQVPEHVVSLYIATCGQNGPGLGSDEKEIILLVYVLLEVTTGQIIGTKQILVRPDGYFIKDRTISSSSDNSNVTNNTACSPPLAIGYAGDNSSSNNTTNNNNNNSTNSITNSAISGNSSGSSNGLSLTTLENSSELILPIAEAQAAGKPLTEAIEEFDAYLRSLALVDTEIKLITDGQLPLRQCLHREACAKDVELPAYYNQFSDLRKEFQRYKSGDLSRALVPLKDIKKMLQSPTLPLPQSIGEMLKELNATSVEDNDFYIRESRDMVTVIQTLLQAGHKFDANELVNLVLEPGICSIDDEVDGNCIVRARGLPWQSSDQDIAKFFRGLNVAKGGVALCLSPLGRRNGEALIRFVSQEHRDMALKRHKHHIGARYIEVYRASGEDFLAIAGGASNEAQAFLSKGAQVIIRMRGLPYDCTAKQVLDFFTTGESPCHVLDGNEGVLFVKKPDGRATGDAFVLFANEADSPKALGRHRESIGQRYIELFRSTTAEVQQVLNRSMDPKTYESNNHSQPPLIAQLPTMQLPLLPQVGPAAGGHVLNPLSASASHANLCPSLTHAPQHLITSGTTKNCIRLRGLPYEAMVEHILHFLDDFAKHIIYQGVHMVINAQGQPSGEAFIQMDSEDSARLCAQRKHNQYMVFGKKLRYIEVFQCSGDDMNHVLNGGLASPVAPPPHPGHAHLAAAAAAAAAAAAAGKQPSLLSPGMLAQPPPPSAGAQGLSSHSHTHTHSHAHSHTHPHSHAHAHTHAAAAAAVAAAAHHALQTSAASMLGGNSHAPPTAGTPSAGLAGFMVAPPAATMSTHSSLGSLSSRSLAPSAPAAYPFNLSMPSTPSSQAAAAAAAAAAAAATNPALLAQQQAQFIAQQSLMARQQAAAAAAEQQQQQQMYANAAMLQPHPLYMQHPGAAAAAAAAMGAQPQFVLMHRPYLQPFQLGYMPAATGGYQFAGAASAATSPSGAAATAAGGSSNAGLALQSHNMKRSYENAFQQDAAGAAAAASAAKRALTRAPNSVYSYYNPGI